A portion of the Hylaeus volcanicus isolate JK05 unplaced genomic scaffold, UHH_iyHylVolc1.0_haploid 12237, whole genome shotgun sequence genome contains these proteins:
- the LOC128884186 gene encoding AP-2 complex subunit alpha-2-like isoform X3: MKAVWKLIYCYMLGYQVTIGRFESIVLVASPKYFEKQTGYIACSILFRDSVKMLNLLSNSIKRDLKSRSIPIVTLALNFLANSPCDDIVDHVFADVVNLTLFHKSFDLQGRAYLVLLYFFRCRPSCFGNLDLWVAKIIKHFEKDAEKENIRAIVLFTLGLLESSISEINTVRLLTPIINTLSRVVFDRKLTGNTYYGISDPWMQINLLRVFQFFSPDIISDDLLEHINRIVRNILSRSLTLPNLASYIGCRGSNMETIQEHRCKVNTIAAIFFEAVHVLSVFSPVLDATVKYQATDLLLQLCSIHDHNIRYLALQSLSSFAVHSDILNITYPITQNIIKQLDEPDDCLRHQAMNLLCNICQKSTYNLIFCHLFKYLTISLDQPVIEDLLVKMIYLIEKHSENFQEYIDTVFMLLSCEKNSCNDQLWRRIVQVITQMDSENHKAQAYAAYKAFTFLMGACVKKELVKLSAYILGEFGHLIYSKVTQEKQYEALCYHLHDVDTDVKIIFLVALLKVGYDNKKIIKKVSQIFRTYSASKHLPVAQRAQEFIVLLTLDTASLETILACMPVLPKNDFNMTNLIRPSRLFTLKKGVPSKNLQDISRSQDILLRIPRLKETFSFTKDTNTSSFDKASSSSNDGSSTETRTQTNVQFAQSSFERYEDHLEVFNQHEEHPNRCETVTTTDDLSPFPLWSQLCLLPKGLLCDENPVQAFVNQTYNQGEGQLQITWKNMTQEPIILDSLTVEPCIGLAQKIIYDPTLQNVAVLHNDASEVQHVVRLRLTSAFLHSPRYFCRGIYEISKKQFLIKTTLPTCMFSYMVPSEIKTEAIPQDGITVTRIGQSRFPYAESMKEISKVLSAGFHMNVIRKKNKVIGNGLLEMKPIDENSVNMSCSIHVCLKNADLFEVKVNTMDAASSDYLSQLTCSYIFTSEFIH; the protein is encoded by the exons ATGAAAGCTGTTTGGAAGTTGATATATTGCTATATGTTGGGGTACCAAGTTACAATTGGTCGCTTTGAATCAATCGTTTTAGTAGCATCACCTAAATATTTTGAGAAACAAACTGGTTACATTGCATGCTCCATTCTTTTTAGAGATTCTGTTAAAATGCTGAATCTTTTAAGCAACTCAATAAAACGAGATTTAAAGTCTCGTTCTATACCCATTGTTACATTGGCTCTTAACTTTTTAGCCAATAGTCCATGTGACGATATAGTAGATCATGTTTTCGCCGATGTAGTAAATTTAACTCTTTTTCATAAATCATTTGACTTACAAGGAAGAGCTTACTTGGtacttctatattttttccGGTGTCGCCCAAGCTGTTTTGGTAATTTGGATTTATGGGTCGCCAAAATTataaag CATTTTGAAAAAGACGCTGAGAAGGAAAATATTCGAGCTATTGTTCTCTTTACACTTGGGTTACTGGAATCATCAATTTCCGAAATTAACACTGTTCGCTTATTGACGCCAATCATTAATACACTTAGCcg AGTTGTCTTTGATCGAAAACTTACAGGAAACACTTACTACGGTATAAGTGATCCTTGGATGCAAATCAATCTTTTAcgagtttttcaatttttttctccgGACATAATATCTGATGA TCTATTAGAACATATAAATCGCATTGTACGAAATATTCTAAGTCGTTCACTTACATTGCCAAATTTAGCTTCGTACATTGGTTGTCGAGGAAGTAATATGGAGACCATACAAGAACATCGATGTAAAGTAAATACT ATTGctgcaatattttttgaagCGGTGCACGTTCTTAGTGTTTTCAGTCCAGTTTTGGATGCAACAGTAAAATATCAAGCGACTGATCTCTTACTTCAGCTTTGTTCTATTCAT GACCAtaatattagatatttagCACTACAAAGTCTTTCAAGTTTCGCAGTTCATTCagatattctaaatattaccTATCC TATAACACAGAATATAATCAAGCAATTAGACGAGCCCGATGACTGTTTGCGTCACCAAGCTATGAATTTACTTTGTAACATATGTCAAAAGAGTACTTACAACTTAATTTTTTGCCATCTCTTCAAATACTTAACG ATATCATTGGACCAACCAGTCATTGAAGATTTACTTGTGAAAATGATCTACTTAATTGAGAAACACtctgaaaattttcaaga aTATATAGATACAGTATTTATGCTTCTTTCGTGTGAAAAAAATAGTTGTAATGATCAATTATGGCGAAGAATCGTACAg GTAATCACTCAAATGGATTCTGAAAATCATAAAGCTCAAGCGTATGCTGCTTACAAAGCGTTCACATTCTTAATGGGGGCTTGtgtgaaaaaagaattagTGAA ACTGTCTGCTTATATACTAGGAGAATTCGGTCATTTGATTTACTCTAAAGTTACTCAAGAAAAACAGTATGAAGCGTTATGTTATCATTTACATGACGTTGATACAGAcgttaaaatcatttttttagtagccTTACTAAAAGTAGGctatgacaataaaaaaattataaaaaag gtttcCCAAATATTTCGCACATACAGCGCTTCCAAACATCTCCCAGTAGCTCAACGAGCACAGGAATTCATCGTGCTTCTTACG CTTGATACGGCTTCATTGGAGACTATTTTAGCATGTATGCCGGTTCTCCCTAAGAATGATTTTAATATGACAAACTTAATAAGACCTTCTCGTCTGTTCACATTGAAAAA AGGAGTGCCGTCAAAAAATTTACAAGATATTTCGCGTAGTCAAGACATTCTTTTACGAATACCAAGActcaaagaaacattttcgtttACAAAAGATACCAACACGTCCTCTTTTGATAAAGCAAGCTC ttCTTCCAATGATGGAAGCTCAACAGAAACAAGAACTCAAACTAACGTACAATTtg CGCAATCGTCGTTTGAGAGGTACGAAGATCATCTGGAAGTGTTCAATCAACACGAAGAGCACCCAAATCGTTGCGAAACCGTGACAACGACTGATGATTTATCTCCATTTCCCCTGTGGTCTCAATTATGTCTTTTACCTAAAG gTTTATTGTGTGATGAAAATCCAGTACAAGCGTTTGTAAATCAAACATATAATCAAGGAGAAGGACAGTTGCAGATAACTTGGAAGAATATGACTCAAGAGCCAATCATTTTAGACAG CTTAACCGTCGAACCATGCATTGGTTTAGCACAAAAGATTATTTATGATCCAACATTACAAAATGTTGCCGTTTTACACAACGACGCAAGTGAGGTTCAACATGTTGTGAGACTTCGCCTAACAAGCGCGTTCCTTCATTCCCCCCGATATTTTTGTCGtggaatttatgaaatttcaaaaaag CAATTTCTCATTAAAACCACTTTACCTACCTGTATGTTCTCATATATGGTTCCCTCTGAAATA AAAACTGAAGCAATACCGCAAGATGGAATCACGGTAACACGCATTGGCCAGTCTCGATTTCCATACGCAGAGtcaatgaaagaaatttcaaaagtccTTTCAGCTGGATTTCACATGAATGTTATACGT aagaaaaataaagtgatTGGTAATGGATTACTTGAAATGAAACCAATTGATGAG AATTCTGTTAATATGTCATGCTCTATTCACGTTTGTCTCAAAAATGCTGATTTATTTGAAGTTAAAGTCAATACAATGGATGCTGCATCAAGCGATTATCTTTCGCAACTTACTTGTTCTTATATTTTCACTAGTGAATTCATTCACTAA
- the LOC128884186 gene encoding AP-2 complex subunit alpha-2-like isoform X5 yields the protein MQINLLRVFQFFSPDIISDDLLEHINRIVRNILSRSLTLPNLASYIGCRGSNMETIQEHRCKVNTIAAIFFEAVHVLSVFSPVLDATVKYQATDLLLQLCSIHDHNIRYLALQSLSSFAVHSDILNITYPITQNIIKQLDEPDDCLRHQAMNLLCNICQKSTYNLIFCHLFKYLTISLDQPVIEDLLVKMIYLIEKHSENFQEYIDTVFMLLSCEKNSCNDQLWRRIVQVITQMDSENHKAQAYAAYKAFTFLMGACVKKELVKLSAYILGEFGHLIYSKVTQEKQYEALCYHLHDVDTDVKIIFLVALLKVGYDNKKIIKKVSQIFRTYSASKHLPVAQRAQEFIVLLTLDTASLETILACMPVLPKNDFNMTNLIRPSRLFTLKKGVPSKNLQDISRSQDILLRIPRLKETFSFTKDTNTSSFDKASSSSNDGSSTETRTQTNVQFAQSSFERYEDHLEVFNQHEEHPNRCETVTTTDDLSPFPLWSQLCLLPKGLLCDENPVQAFVNQTYNQGEGQLQITWKNMTQEPIILDSLTVEPCIGLAQKIIYDPTLQNVAVLHNDASEVQHVVRLRLTSAFLHSPRYFCRGIYEISKKQFLIKTTLPTCMFSYMVPSEIKTEAIPQDGITVTRIGQSRFPYAESMKEISKVLSAGFHMNVIRKKNKVIGNGLLEMKPIDENSVNMSCSIHVCLKNADLFEVKVNTMDAASSDYLSQLTCSYIFTSEFIH from the exons ATGCAAATCAATCTTTTAcgagtttttcaatttttttctccgGACATAATATCTGATGA TCTATTAGAACATATAAATCGCATTGTACGAAATATTCTAAGTCGTTCACTTACATTGCCAAATTTAGCTTCGTACATTGGTTGTCGAGGAAGTAATATGGAGACCATACAAGAACATCGATGTAAAGTAAATACT ATTGctgcaatattttttgaagCGGTGCACGTTCTTAGTGTTTTCAGTCCAGTTTTGGATGCAACAGTAAAATATCAAGCGACTGATCTCTTACTTCAGCTTTGTTCTATTCAT GACCAtaatattagatatttagCACTACAAAGTCTTTCAAGTTTCGCAGTTCATTCagatattctaaatattaccTATCC TATAACACAGAATATAATCAAGCAATTAGACGAGCCCGATGACTGTTTGCGTCACCAAGCTATGAATTTACTTTGTAACATATGTCAAAAGAGTACTTACAACTTAATTTTTTGCCATCTCTTCAAATACTTAACG ATATCATTGGACCAACCAGTCATTGAAGATTTACTTGTGAAAATGATCTACTTAATTGAGAAACACtctgaaaattttcaaga aTATATAGATACAGTATTTATGCTTCTTTCGTGTGAAAAAAATAGTTGTAATGATCAATTATGGCGAAGAATCGTACAg GTAATCACTCAAATGGATTCTGAAAATCATAAAGCTCAAGCGTATGCTGCTTACAAAGCGTTCACATTCTTAATGGGGGCTTGtgtgaaaaaagaattagTGAA ACTGTCTGCTTATATACTAGGAGAATTCGGTCATTTGATTTACTCTAAAGTTACTCAAGAAAAACAGTATGAAGCGTTATGTTATCATTTACATGACGTTGATACAGAcgttaaaatcatttttttagtagccTTACTAAAAGTAGGctatgacaataaaaaaattataaaaaag gtttcCCAAATATTTCGCACATACAGCGCTTCCAAACATCTCCCAGTAGCTCAACGAGCACAGGAATTCATCGTGCTTCTTACG CTTGATACGGCTTCATTGGAGACTATTTTAGCATGTATGCCGGTTCTCCCTAAGAATGATTTTAATATGACAAACTTAATAAGACCTTCTCGTCTGTTCACATTGAAAAA AGGAGTGCCGTCAAAAAATTTACAAGATATTTCGCGTAGTCAAGACATTCTTTTACGAATACCAAGActcaaagaaacattttcgtttACAAAAGATACCAACACGTCCTCTTTTGATAAAGCAAGCTC ttCTTCCAATGATGGAAGCTCAACAGAAACAAGAACTCAAACTAACGTACAATTtg CGCAATCGTCGTTTGAGAGGTACGAAGATCATCTGGAAGTGTTCAATCAACACGAAGAGCACCCAAATCGTTGCGAAACCGTGACAACGACTGATGATTTATCTCCATTTCCCCTGTGGTCTCAATTATGTCTTTTACCTAAAG gTTTATTGTGTGATGAAAATCCAGTACAAGCGTTTGTAAATCAAACATATAATCAAGGAGAAGGACAGTTGCAGATAACTTGGAAGAATATGACTCAAGAGCCAATCATTTTAGACAG CTTAACCGTCGAACCATGCATTGGTTTAGCACAAAAGATTATTTATGATCCAACATTACAAAATGTTGCCGTTTTACACAACGACGCAAGTGAGGTTCAACATGTTGTGAGACTTCGCCTAACAAGCGCGTTCCTTCATTCCCCCCGATATTTTTGTCGtggaatttatgaaatttcaaaaaag CAATTTCTCATTAAAACCACTTTACCTACCTGTATGTTCTCATATATGGTTCCCTCTGAAATA AAAACTGAAGCAATACCGCAAGATGGAATCACGGTAACACGCATTGGCCAGTCTCGATTTCCATACGCAGAGtcaatgaaagaaatttcaaaagtccTTTCAGCTGGATTTCACATGAATGTTATACGT aagaaaaataaagtgatTGGTAATGGATTACTTGAAATGAAACCAATTGATGAG AATTCTGTTAATATGTCATGCTCTATTCACGTTTGTCTCAAAAATGCTGATTTATTTGAAGTTAAAGTCAATACAATGGATGCTGCATCAAGCGATTATCTTTCGCAACTTACTTGTTCTTATATTTTCACTAGTGAATTCATTCACTAA